The Ochotona princeps isolate mOchPri1 chromosome 1, mOchPri1.hap1, whole genome shotgun sequence genome has a segment encoding these proteins:
- the DSP gene encoding desmoplakin isoform X1 — MSCNGGSHPRINTLGRLTRAESGPDLRYEVTGGGGGGGTSRMYYSRRCTVDQNSDGYGQTGTMPRHQNQNTIQELLQNCADCLMRAELIVQPELKYGDGIQLARSRELDECFAQANEQMEVTDSLLREMRQMGQPCDAYQKRLLQLQEQMRALYKAISVPRVRRASSKGGGGYTCQSGSGWDEFTKRLTSECVGWMRQQRAEMDMMAWGVDLASVEQNVNSHRSIHNAIGDYRWQLDKIKADLREKSAIYQLEEEYENLLKASFERMDHLRQLQNIIQATSREIMWINDCEEEELLYDWSDKNTNIAQKQEAFSIRMSQLEVKEKELNKLKQESDQLVLNQHPASDKIEAYMDTLQTQWSWILQITKCIDVHLKENAAYFQFFEEAQSTEAYLKGLQDSIRKKYPCDKNMPLQHLLEQIKELEKEREKILEYKRQVQNLVNKSKKIVQLKPRNPDYRSSKPIILRALCDYKQDQKIVHKGDECILKDNNERSKWYVTGPGGVDMLVPSVGLIIPPPNPLAVELSSKIEQYYEAILALWNQLYINMKSLVSWHYCMIDIEKIRAMTIAKLKTMRQEDYMKTISDLELHYQEFIRNSQGSEMFGDDDKRKIQSQFTDAQKHYQTLVIQLPGHPQHQTVTTTEITHVGSCQDVNHNKVIETNRENDKQETWLLMELQKIRRQMEHCEGRMTLKNLLLTDQGSSHHITVKINELKSVQNDSQAIAEVLNQLKDMLANFRGSEKYCYLQNEVFGLFQKLENINGVTDGYLNSLCAVRALLQAILQTEDMLKVYEARLTEEETVCLDLDKVEAYRCGLKKIKNDLNLKKSLLATMKTELQKAQQIHSQTSQQYPLYDLDLGKFSEKVTQLTDRWQRIDKQIDYRLWDLEKQIKQLRNYRDNYQGFCKWLYDAKRRQDSLESMKFGDSNTVMRFLNEQKNLHNEISGKRDKSEEVQKVAELCANSIKDYELQLASYTSGLETLLNIPIKRSMVQSPSGVIMQEAADIHARYIELLTRSGDYYRFLSEMLKSLEDLKLKNTKIEVLEEELRLARDANSENCNKNKFLDQNLQKYQAECSQFKAKLVSLEELKRQAELDGKSAKQNLDKCYAQIKELNEKITRLTYEVEDEKRRRKTMEDRFDQQKSDYDQLQKARQSEKETLGWQKLESEKAIKEKEYEIERLRVLLQEEGARKREYESELAKVRNHYNEEMSNLRNKYETEINITKTTIKEISMQKEDDSKNLRNQLDRLSRENRDLKDEIVRLNDGIVQASEQRRRAEENALQHKASGSEMLQKKQHLELELKQVIQQRSEDNARHKQSLEEAAKTIQDKNKEIERLKAEFQEEAKRRWEYENELGKVRNSYDEQIISLKNQFETEINITKTTIHQLTMQKEEDTSGYRAQIDQLTRENRSLSEEVKRLKSTLTQTSDSLRRVEDSMQQQKASGSEMAQRKQQLEAELRQVTQMRTEEGLRYKQSLDDAAKTIQDKNKEIERLKQLIDKETKERKCLEDENAKLQRVQYDLQKANSSATETIGKLKVQEQELTRLRLDYERVAQERATKDQDLARFQGSLKELQVQKQKVEEELSWLKRTASEDSSKRKKLEEELEGMRRSLKEQATRISSLTQQLEQASVVKKRSEDDLRQQRDVLEGHLREKQRTQEDLRRLSAEVESLRRQLLQEQESVKQAHLRNEHFQKAVEEKSRSLNESKIEIERLQSLTENLTKEHLMLEEELRNLRLEYDDLRRGRSEADSDKNATISELRSQLQISNTRTLELQGLINDLQRERENLRQEIEKFQKQALEASNRIQESKNQCTHVVQERESLLVKIKVLEQDKARLQRLEEELSRAKATLEAEARLKQRLETEKQQIQNDLNQWKTQYSRKEEAIRKIESEREKSEREKNSLRSEIERLQAEIRRIEERCRRKLEDSSRETQSQLETERSRLQREIEKLQQRPYGSHRETQTECEWTVDSSKLVFDGLRKKVTAMQLYECQLIDKTTLDKLLKGKKSVEEVASEIQPFLRGAGAIAGASASPKEKYSLVEAKRKKLISPEATVMLLEAQAATGGVIDPHRNEKLTVDNAIARDLIDFDDRQQIYMAEKAITGFDDPFSGKTVPVSEAIKKNLIDRETGMRLLEAQLASGGVVDPVNSVFLPKDVALARGLIDRDLYRSLNDPRDSQKNFVDPVTKKKVSYMQLRERCRVEPHTGLLLLSVQKRSMSFQGIRQPVTVTELVDSGILRPSTVNELESGQISYDEVGERIKDFLQGSSCIAGIYNEATKQKLGIYEAMKIGLVRPGTALELLEAQAATGFIVDPVSNLRLPVEEAYKRGLVGIEFKEKLLSAERAVTGYNDPETGNIISLFQAMNKELIEKGHGIRLLEAQIATGGIIDPKESHRLPVDMAYKRGYFNEELSEILSDPSDDTKGFFDPNTEENLTYLQLKERCIKDEETGLCLLPLKEKKKQVQTSQKNTLRKRRVVIVDPETSKEMSVQEAYKKGLIDYDTFKELCEQECEWEEITITGSDGSTRVVLVDRKTGSQYDIQDAIDKGLVERKFFDQYRSGSLSLTQFADMISLKNGASGGGSGGAGLAGSISDDVFSSSRHESVSKISTVSSVRNLTIRSSSLSDPLEESSPIAAIFDTENLEKISITEGIERGIVDSITGQRLLEAQACTGGIIHPTTGQKLSLQDAVSQGLIDQDMATRLKPAQKAFIGFEGVKGKKKMSAAEAVKEKWLPYEAGQRFLEFQFLTGGLVDPEVHGRISTEEAIRKGFIDGRAAQRLQDTSSYAKILTCPKTKLKISYKDAMNRSMVEDITGLRLLEAASVSSKGLPSPYNMSSAPGSRSGSRSGSRSGSRSGSRSGSRRGSFDATGNSSYSYSYSFSSSSIGH; from the exons GCGGAGATGGACATGATGGCCTGGGGTGTGGACCTGGCCTCAGTGGAGCAGAACGTCAACAGCCACAGGAGCATCCACAACGCCATCGGGGACTACCGCTGGCAGCTGGACAAGATCAAGGCCGACCTG CGTGAGAAGTCTGCCATCTACCAGCTGGAGGAGGAGTATGAGAACCTGCTG AAAGCGTCCTTCGAGAGGATGGACCACCTGCGGCAGCTGCAGAACATCATCCAGGCCACCTCCCGCGAGATCATGTGGATCAACGActgtgaggaggaggagctgctgtaCGACTGGAGCGACAAGAACACCAACATCGCTCAGAAGCAGGAGGCCTTCTCG ATACGCATGAGTCAACTGGAAGTCAAGGAAAAAGAACTCAATAAACTCAAACAAGAAAGTGACCAGCTTGTCCTCAATCAGCACCCAGCTTCTGACAAAATCGAG GCGTACATGGACACCCTGCAGACGCAGTGGAGCTGGATCCTGCAGATCACCAAGTGCATCGACGTGCACCTGAAGGAGAACGCCGCCTACTTCCAG TTTTTTGAAGAGGCGCAGTCCACCGAAGCTTACCTGAAGGGCCTCCAGGACTCCATCAGGAAGAAGTACCCCTGTGACAAGAACATgcccctgcagcacctgctggaacaGATCAAAGAGCTGGAG AAAGAGCGAGAGAAAATCCTGGAATACAAACGCCAGGTGCAGAACCTGGTGAACAAGTCCAAGAAGATTGTGCAGCTGAAGCCACGGAACCCGGACTACAGGAGCAGCAAGCCCATCATCCTGAGGGCGCTCTGCGACTACAAGCAGGACCAG AAAATCGTGCACAAAGGGGACGAGTGCATCCTCAAGGACAACAATGAACGCAGCAAGTGGTACGTCACCGGCCCGGGAGGCGTGGACATGCTCGTGCCCTCCGTCGGCCTCATCATCCCGCCGCCAAACCCCCTGGCCGTGGAGCTCTCCTCCAA GATTGAGCAGTACTATGAGGCTATCTTGGCCCTGTGGAACCAGCTGTACATCAACATGAAGAGCCTGGTGTCCTGGCACTACTGCATGATCGACATTGAGAAAATCAGGGCCATGACCATTGCCAAG CTGAAGACCATGAGGCAGGAGGACTACATGAAGACCATCTCCGACCTCGAGCTGCACTACCAAGAGTTCatccgcaacagccagggctccgAGATGTTCGGTGACGATGACAAGCGCAAGATACAGTCCCAGTTCACCGACGCCCAGAAACACTACCAGACGCTGGTCATCCAGCTGCCCGGCCACCCACAGCATCAGACAG ttaCCACAACCGAGATCACCCACGTTGGTTCCTGCCAAGACGTGAACCATAATAAGGTAATTGAAACCAACAGAGAAAATGACAAGCAGGAGACGTGGCTGCTGATGGAGCTGCAGAAGATCCGGCGGCAGATGGAGCACTGCGAGGGCAGGATGACCCTGAAGAACCTCCTTCTGACGGACCAGGGCTCCTCCCACCACATCACAGTGAAAATCAATGAGCTCAAG AGCGTGCAGAATGATTCACAGGCAATCGCTGAAGTTCTCAACCAGCTCAAAGACATGCTGGCCAACTTCCGAGGTTCCGAGAAGTACTGCTATCTGCAGAATGAAGTGTTTGGGTTGTTCCAGAAGCTGGAGAACATCAATGGTGTTACAGATGGCTATTTAAACAG CTTGTGCGCGGTGCGAGCCCTGCTCCAGGCCATTCTGCAAACTGAAGACATGTTAAAGGTTTATGAGGCCAGACTCACGGAAGAAGAGACGGTGTGCCTGGATCTCGACAAAGTGGAAGCTTACCGCTGTGGACTGAAG AAAATAAAGAACGACTTGAACTTGAAGAAGTCCCTGTTGGCCACCATGAAGACAGAACTGCAGAAAGCTCAGCAGATTCACTCTCAGACCTCACAGCAGTACCCGCTGTATGACCTGGACCTGGGCAAGTTCAGTGAGAAAGTCACGCAGCTGACCGACCGCTGGCAGAGAATCGACAAGCAGATCGACTACAG ATTATGGGACCTGGAGAAACAAATCAAGCAACTGAGGAATTACCGCGATAACTACCAAGGTTTCTGCAAGTGGCTCTATGACGCCAAGCGCCGCCAGGATTCCTTGGAATCCATGAAGTTTGGGGATTCCAACACCGTCATGCGCTTCTTGAATGAGCAGAAG aATTTGCACAATGAAATATCTGGCAAACGAGACAAATCAGAGGAAGTACAAAAAGTTGCTGAACTTTGTGCAAATTCTATTAAG GATTACGAACTACAGCTGGCGTCGTATACTTCGGGGCTGGAGACTCTGCTGAACATACCCATCAAGAGATCGATGGTGCAGTCCCCTTCCGGGGTGATCATGCAGGAG gCTGCAGATATCCACGCTCGGTACATAGAATTACTAACAAGATCTGGAGACTATTACAGATTCTTAAGCGAGATGCTGAAGAGTTTAGAAGATCTGAAG CTGAAAAATACCAAGATTGAGGTTTTGGAAGAGGAGCTCAGACTGGCCCGAGACGCCAACTCCGAAAATTGCAACAAGAACAAGTTCCTGGATCAGAACCTGCAGAAGTACCAGGCGGAGTGTTCCCAGTTCAAGGCGAAGCTCGTGAGCCTGGAGGAGCTCAAGAGACAGgcggagctggacgggaagtcaGCCAAGCAGAACCTGGACAAGTGCTACGCCCAAATCAAAGAGCTCAACGAGAAGATCACGCGGCTCACCTACGAGGTCGAGGacgagaagaggaggaggaagaccatGGAAGACAGATTCGACCAGCAGAAGAGCGACTACGACCAGCTGCAGAAAGCCAGGCAAAGCGAGAAGGAGACTCTTGGCTGGCAGAAGTTAGAGTCTGAGAAAGCCATCAAGGAGAAGGAGTACGAGATAGAGAGGCTGAGGGTCCTGCTGCAGGAGGAGGGCGCCCGGAAGAGAGAGTATGAGAGTGAGCTGGCAAAGGTAAGGAACCACTATAATGAGGAGATGAGTAATTTAAGGAACAAGTACGAAACAGAGATTAACATAACGAAGACCACCATCAAGGAGATATCCATGCAGAAAGAGGATGATTCCAAAAACCTGCGGAATCAGCTGGACCGGCTGTCCCGGGAGAACCGGGACCTGAAGGACGAGATCGTGCGGCTCAACGACGGCATCGTGCAGGCCAGCGAGCAGCGCCGGCGCGCCGAGGAGAACGCCCTGCAGCACAAGGCCAGCGGCTCGGAGATGCTGCAGAAGAAGCAGcacctggagctggagctgaagcaggTGATCCAGCAGCGCTCGGAGGACAACGCCAGGCACAAGCAGTCCCTGGAGGAGGCCGCCAAGACCATCCAGGACAAGAACAAGGAGATCGAGCGGCTCAAGGCCGAGTTCCAGGAGGAGGCCAAGCGCCGCTGGGAGTATGAGAATGAACTGGGTAAGGTAAGGAACAGTTACGATGAGCAGATCATCAGCCTGAAGAACCAGTTTGAGACGGAGATCAACATCACCAAGACCACCATCCACCAGCTGACCATGCAGAAGGAGGAGGACACGAGCGGGTACCGCGCACAGATTGACCAGCTCACCAGGGAGAACCGGAGCTTGTCGGAGGAGGTCAAGCGGCTCAAGAGCACCCTCACGCAGACCAGCGACAGCCTCCGCAGGGTGGAGGACAGcatgcagcagcagaaggccagcGGCTCGGAGATGGCCCAGCGCAAGCAGCAGCTGGAGGCCGAGCTCAGGCAGGTGACCCAGATGCGCACGGAAGAGGGCCTGCGGTACAAGCAGTCTCTTGACGATGCTGCCAAGACGATCCAGGACAAGAACAAGGAGATCGAAAGACTGAAGCAGCTGATAGACAAAGAGACCAAAGAGCGGAAATGCCTGGAAGACGAGAATGCGAAGCTGCAAAGGGTCCAGTACGACCTGCAGAAGGCAAACAGCAGCGCCACCGAGACGATCGGCAAGCTCAAggtgcaggagcaggagctgaCACGCCTGAGGCTTGACTACGAGCGGGTGGCCCAGGAGAGGGCCACGAAGGACCAGGATCTCGCGCGGTTCCAGGGTTCTCTCAAAGAACTGCAGGTGCAGAAGCAGAAGGtggaagaggagctgagctgGCTCAAGAGGACTGCCTCTGAAGACTCTTCCAAGAGGaagaagctggaagaggagctggaaGGCATGAGGAGGTCTCTGAAGGAGCAGGCCACCAGAATcagcagcctgacccagcagctGGAGCAGGCATCCGTGGTCAAGAAGAGGAGCGAGGACGACCTCCGGCAGCAGAGGGACGTGCTGGAGGGCCACCTGCGGGAGAAGCAGAGGACGCAGGAGGACCTGCGCAGGCTCTCGGCCGAGGTGGAGAGCCTGCGGCGGCAGCTGCTGCAGGAACAGGAGAGCGTCAAGCAGGCCCACTTGAGGAATGAGCACTTCCAGAAGGCAGTAGAAGAGAAAAGCAGGAGCCTCAACGAAAGCAAAATCGAGATCGAGAGGCTGCAGTCCCTCACGGAGAACCTGACCAAGGAGCACCTGATGCTGGAGGAAGAACTGCGCAACCTGCGGCTGGAGTACGACGACCTGCGACGGGGCCGCAGTGAGGCCGACAGCGACAAAAACGCCACCATCTCCGAGCTCAGGAGCCAGCTGCAGATCAGCAACACTCGGACCCTGGAACTGCAGGGCCTCATTAatgatttgcagagagagagggaaaatttGAGACAGGAAATTGAAAAATTCCAAAAGCAGGCTTTAGAG GCATCTAATAGGATTCAGGAGTCAAAGAACCAGTGCACCCACGTGGTACAGGAAAGAGAGAGCCTGCTGGTGAAGATCAAAGTCCTGGAGCAGGACAAGGCAAGGCTGCAgaggctggaggaggagctgagCCGCGCCAAGGCCACCCTGGAGGcggaggccaggctgaagcagcgCCTGGagactgagaagcagcagatccAGAACGACCTGAACCAGTGGAAAACGCAGTATTCCCGCAAGGAGGAGGCCATCCGGAAGATCGAGTCGGAGCGGGAGAAGAGCGAGCGGGAGAAGAACAGCCTGCGGAGCGAGATCGAGCGGCTGCAGGCCGAGATCAGGAGGATCGAGGAGAGGTGCCGGCGCAAGCTGGAGGATTCGAGCCGGGAGACGCAGTCGCAGCTCGAGACCGAGCGCTCCCGGCTGCAGCGGGAGATTGAGAAGCTCCAGCAGCGCCCGTACGGGTCCCACCGCGAGACCCAGACCGAGTGCGAGTGGACGGTGGACTCCTCCAAGCTGGTGTTCGATGGCCTGAGGAAGAAGGTGACGGCCATGCAGCTCTACGAGTGCCAGCTGATCGACAAGACGACGCTGGACAAACTGCTCAAGGGCAAGAAGTCAGTGGAAGAGGTCGCTTCGGAAATCCAGCCTTTCCTCCGGGGCGCGGGCGCCATCGCTGGAGCGTCTGCTTCGCCCAAGGAGAAATACTCGTTGGTGGAGGCCAAGAGGAAGAAGCTCATCAGCCCCGAGGCCACGGTCATGCTCCTGGAGGCCCAGGCGGCCACGGGCGGCGTCATCGACCCCCACCGGAATGAGAAGCTGACCGTGGACAACGCCATCGCGCGGGACCTCATCGACTTTGACGACCGCCAGCAGATCTACATGGCAGAAAAAGCCATCACGGGTTTCGATGACCCATTTTCAGGCAAGACGGTGCCTGTGTCAGAAGCCATCAAGAAAAATTTGATTGATCGGGAAACTGGCATGCGCCTGCTGGAAGCCCAGCTTGCTTCGGGGGGTGTGGTGGACCCCGTGAACAGTGTCTTTTTGCCAAAAGATGTCGCTTTGGCCCGCGGGCTCATTGACAGAGATTTGTATCGGTCCCTGAATGATCCCCGAGATAGTCAGAAAAACTTTGTGGATCCAGTCACGAAGAAGAAGGTCAGTTACATGCAGCTGCGGGAACGGTGCCGCGTGGAGCCGCACACCGGCCTGCTCCTGCTGTCGGTGCAGAAGCGGAGCATGTCCTTCCAGGGCATCCGCCAGCCCGTGACCGTCACCGAGCTGGTGGATTCCGGAATCCTGAGGCCGTCCACCGTAAACGAACTGGAGTCGGGCCAGATTTCTTACGATGAGGTCGGCGAAAGAATTAAGGACTTCCTCCAGGGTTCGAGCTGCATAGCAGGCATCTACAATGAGGCCACCAAACAGAAGCTCGGCATCTATGAGGCCATGAAAATCGGCTTGGTCCGACCGGGCACCGCTCTGGAACTGCTGGAAGCCCAAGCTGCTACTGGCTTCATCGTGGATCCTGTTAGCAACTTGAGGTTGCCGGTGGAGGAGGCCTACAAAAGAGGCCTGGTGGGGATCGAGTTCAAGGAGAAGCTGCTCTCTGCGGAGCGAGCCGTCACCGGATATAACGACCCGGAGACCGGAAATATCATCTCTCTGTTCCAAGCCATGAACAAGGAGCTCATCGAGAAGGGCCACGGCATCCGCCTACTGGAAGCCCAGATCGCCACCGGGGGCATCATCGACCCCAAGGAGAGCCATCGCTTACCCGTGGACATGGCCTACAAGAGGGGCTACTTCAACGAGGAGCTCAGCGAGATCCTCTCCGATCCGAGCGATGACACAAAAGGATTCTTTGATCCCAACACGGAAGAAAATCTCACGTACCTGCAGCTCAAAGAAAGATGCATTAAGGACGAGGAGACGGGGCTCTGTCTTCTGCCcttgaaggaaaagaagaagcagGTGCAAACGTCCCAAAAGAACACCCTGCGCAAGCGGAGAGTGGTCATAGTGGACCCAGAGACCAGCAAGGAGATGTCTGTGCAGGAGGCCTACAAGAAGGGCCTGATCGATTACGACACCTTCAAGGAGCTGTGTGAGCAGGAGTGCGAGTGGGAAGAGATCACCATCACGGGCTCCGACGGCTCCACGCGCGTGGTGCTGGTCGACAGGAAGACGGGCAGCCAGTACGACATTCAGGACGCCATCGACAAGGGCCTGGTGGAGAGGAAGTTCTTTGATCAGTACCGGTCCGGCAGCCTCAGTCTCACTCAGTTTGCAGACATGATCTCCTTGAAAAACGGCGCCAGCGGCGGTGGCAGCGGAGGGGCCGGCCTAGCTGGAAGCATCAGTGATGATGTCTTCAGTAGCTCCAGACACGAGTCTGTCAGCAAGATCTCCACCGTCTCCAGCGTGCGGAATCTCACCATCCGCAGCAGCTCGCTGTCCGACCCGCTGGAAGAGTCCAGCCCCATTGCAGCCATCTTCGACACGGAAAACCTGGAGAAGATCTCCATCACGGAGGGCATCGAGCGGGGCATTGTGGACAGCATCACCGGGcagcggctgctggaggcccaggCGTGCACGGGCGGCATCATCCACCCCACCACAGGGCAGAAGCTGTCGCTGCAGGACGCCGTCTCCCAGGGGCTCATTGACCAGGATATGGCCACGAGGCTCAAGCCTGCCCAGAAGGCTTTCATCGGCTTCGAGGGCGTCAAGGGCAAGAAGAAGATGTCGGCCGCCGAGGCCGTGAAGGAGAAGTGGCTCCCCTACGAGGCCGGGCAGCGCTTCCTGGAGTTCCAGTTCCTCACGGGGGGCCTCGTCGACCCCGAGGTGCACGGCCGGATAAGCACCGAAGAGGCCATCAGGAAGGGCTTCATTGACGGCCGAGCCGCCCAGAGGCTGCAAGACACCAGCAGCTACGCCAAGATCCTCACCTGTCCCAAAACCAAGTTGAAAATCTCCTACAAGGATGCCATGAATCGCTCCATGGTGGAGGATATCACGGGGCTACGCCTTCTGGAGGCCGCGTCCGTGTCCTCCAAGGGCTTACCCAGCCCCTACAACATGTCCTCGGCGCCCGGCTCGCGCTCCGGCTCGCGCTCCGGCTCGCGGTCAGGGTCGCGCTCCGGCTCGCGCTCCGGCTCCCGGAGAGGAAGCTTCGACGCCACGGGCAACTCCTCCTATTCCTATTCCTACTCCTTCAGCAGTAGCTCTATCGGGCACTAG